The Phoenix dactylifera cultivar Barhee BC4 chromosome 9, palm_55x_up_171113_PBpolish2nd_filt_p, whole genome shotgun sequence genome window below encodes:
- the LOC103701789 gene encoding transport inhibitor response 1-like protein: MSEDEEDETRGGEEKRRSPDPGRGGGGGANPPPPFSDQVLENVLENVLQFLDSRRDRNAVSLVCRSWCRAEAQTRRDLFIGNCYAVSPARAVERFRRVRALVLKGKPRFADFNLVPPRWGAGFYPWLAALAPAYPWLERLCLKRMSISDADLSLLALSFPTFRDLTLICCDGFGTAGLAAIAEHCRHLRVLDLIENDVEEEEEEMVDWVSRFSTTSLESLVFDFVGCAVNLDALEALVARSPSLRRLRVNQHVSVGHLRRLMERAPQLTHLGTGSFGEGGGGGGEVEVADLEAAFAASRSLVCLSGFRDLAPEYLPAICPACANLASLNLSYADITAEQLKPVIIHCHNLQTFWVLDTVGDEGLQVVAATCKDLRELRVFPLDVTEDSEGSVSDVGLVAISQGCRKLRSILYFCQRMTNAAVATMSENCQELVVFRLCIMGRHRPDHLTREPMDEGFGAIVMNCKKLTRLAVSGLLTDKAFGYIGMYGKLLRTLSVAFAGNSDLGLRYVLEGCPKLQKLEIRDSPFGDAGLLSGIHHYYNMRFLWMSSCKLSLRGCKEVAQRLPHLVVEWIRDKPEEDDGEAVEKLYVYRSLAGRRNDAPPFVEIL, encoded by the exons ATGTCAGAGGACGAGGAGGACGAGAcacgaggaggagaagaaaagcgGCGGTCGCCGGATcctggaagaggaggaggtgggGGCGCCAACCCTCCACCGCCGTTCTCCGACCAGGTCCTGGAGAACGTCCTTGAGAATGTCCTCCAGTTCCTAGACTCCCGCCGGGACAGGAACGCGGTCTCTCTGGTGTGCCGGTCGTGGTGCCGCGCCGAGGCCCAGACCCGGCGTGACCTCTTCATCGGCAACTGCTACGCCGTGTCCCCGGCCCGCGCCGTCGAGCGGTTCCGCCGCGTCCGGGCGCTCGTCCTCAAGGGAAAGCCCCGCTTCGCTGACTTCAATCTCGTGCCCCCCAGGTGGGGCGCCGGCTTCTACCCCTGGCTTGCCGCCCTCGCTCCCGCTTACCCCTGGCTCGAGCGCCTCTGCCTCAAGCGGATGTCCATCTCCGACGCCGACCTCTCCCTCctcgccctctccttccccaccTTCCGCGACCTCACCCTCATCTGCTGCGACGGCTTCGGCACCGCCGGCCTCGCCGCGATCGCCGAGCACTGCAG GCACCTCCGAGTGCTGGATCTGATAGAAAACgacgtggaggaggaggaggaggagatggtggACTGGGTGTCGAGATTCTCGACGACGAGCTTGGAGTCGCTCGTCTTCGACTTTGTGGGATGCGCGGTGAACTTGGATGCCTTGGAGGCGCTCGTGGCCCGCTCCCCCTCCCTCCGGAGGCTGCGGGTGAACCAGCACGTCTCCGTCGGCCATCTCCGCCGTCTCATGGAGCGGGCGCCGCAGCTCACCCACCTCGGCACCGGGTCCTTCGGGGAGGGCGGGGGCGGTGGAGGGGAGGTGGAGGTCGCCGACCTGGAGGCGGCCTTCGCCGCCTCCAGGTCGCTGGTGTGTCTCTCGGGATTCCGGGACCTTGCCCCCGAGTACCTCCCTGCCATCTGCCCTGCTTGTGCCAACCTCGCTTCTCTCAACCTCAGCTACGCCGATATCACCGCCGAGCAGCTCAAGCCTGTCATCATTCATTGCCATAATCTCCAGACTTTCTGG GTTCTTGACACCGTTGGCGATGAAGGGCTTCAGGTGGTGGCTGCGACGTGCAAGGACCTCCGCGAGCTCCGGGTCTTCCCCTTAGATGTCACAGAGGACTCCGAGGGCTCTGTATCGGATGTAGGTCTCGTTGCAATTTCGCAGGGATGTCGGAAGCTCCGCTCGATTCTATACTTCTGCCAAAGAATGACGAATGCTGCTGTGGCGACCATGTCCGAGAATTGCCAGGAGCTGGTCGTGTTCCGCCTCTGCATCATGGGCCGCCACCGCCCTGATCACCTCACCAGGGAACCCATGGACGAGGGATTTGGGGCCATCGTCATGAACTGCAAGAAGCTCACCCGGCTTGCCGTGTCCGGCCTGCTGACCGACAAGGCGTTTGGGTACATCGGAATGTATGGGAAGCTGTTGAGGACCCTTTCGGTGGCCTTCGCGGGGAACAGCGACTTGGGTCTCAGGTACGTGCTCGAGGGGTGCCCCAAATTGCAGAAGCTTGAGATCAGGGACAGCCCTTTCGGGGATGCAGGTCTTCTCTCCGGGATTCACCATTACTATAACATGAGGTTCTTGTGGATGTCATCTTGCAAGCTTTCGCTTAGGGGCTGCAAGGAAGTAGCGCAGAGGCTGCCGCACTTGGTGGTGGAATGGATCAGGGACAAacctgaggaagatgatggcgaGGCTGTTGAGAAGTTGTACGTGTACCGGTCTCTTGCAGGGCGTAGGAATGATGCTCCTCCATTTGTGGAGATTTTATAA